Below is a genomic region from Chryseobacterium scophthalmum.
TACTCTTGCAACGCCACCTGGTTTAAGATTTTGATAATAAATGAAAAGTATTCTTTTTGGCATTTTTAAATGAGTTTTGAGAATGGAAAAAGTAAAGTTGCCAATAATTTCATTTCAGTTGATTTTAATTCTGAAGTGATTTTTCTTAAAGATCTGCCGTCAACTTTTGAAAATTTCAGATAACCTCCCAGATTCCTTATAACCGGAATAGGGTTGCTCCAGATTTTTGAGCTGTAAGTATTCAGAAATGCTTTGTAGTTTTCGGCAAGTCCGAATGCATTTTTTTTATCGTAGAACTGATTAGCAAGTGACTGTTCATCATCTTTGTCCCGGAAATAAATTCTCGTTACTTCATTAATGCAGTAATGAAAACCCAGTTTATCAAACTGAAACTGGAAAACTCCTTCAGGAATAAAGCCTTTTCCCGAGAGATTTTCAAAATTCAGCTTCATTTTTTTATAAATATCTGTCTTTCCCATTCCCCATTTATCACCTTTGATTTTGTATTTATATCGCATATCAAAAATGGTACAGATTAATGGTGATTCGGGGAAGTGATCTCCTACAATATTTCCAAACTGATCTTCACAAAGTGTTGATACAAATACAATATTTTGATTATTGTTGATTTGTTCCCATGTATTGGTAAGAATTTCCATAGAATCTTTTGGCAATGCATCATCAGAATCTAAGGGTGAAAAATATTTACCTTCAGCAAGATCAATTCCACGGAAAAAAGTTAAAAACTTATGTTGATTTTCCTGGTGATAGTATCGAATTTTGAAGTCAGATATTTTCTGAAATTCTTCAACGAGTTCTTTCGTTTTGTCGGTTGAACCATCATCGATGACGAGCCATTCAAAATCTTTAAAAGTCTGATTCTGTAAAGATTCAAAAACCCGTGGTAGAGTATGCGCTCTATTAAAAGTGGGCGTAAGAATGGTAACTAATGGTTTTTTCATCCTTTCAGTTGATATTGTTTTTGAAAAACAGAACTTACCTGATTGTAAATTTTTTCATTATCAAATTTCTCTACAGATTGTATCAGGTTTTTCTTAAATTTTTCTGTAATCTCTTTACTTGTAAGGAATAGTTTCATTCCCTCATAAATTGAGTTTTCGTCCGGCTCTACAAGATAACCATCAAAGTCGTGCTCAATCATTTCCGGAATTCCACCTACGTTTGTACTTACAATTGGAATATTTAATCCCATTACTTCTCCTATTGTTAAAGGATAAGATTCAGACTCTGAAGGTAAAACAAAATAATCAGAATTTTTTATATAAGGATATGGATTGATTTGGCTATCGAGTAAGAGAAATGTTTTTTCTACCTTTAATTCTTTTGCCTGTTTTTGTAAATTTTCCATCTCAGAACCGCCTCCGATTACTGCAATAGAATGGAGAAACCCTTCATCTAAAAGTCTTTTGTGTACTTTCATCAAAGTGTGATAGTTTTTACGGCTATGCAATCTTCCCATAGATGAAAATACAGGAGTGGTGTCGTAATCAACAGGAAATTCTAATGCTTTTATTTTTACTTCATCAATTTTTATAGAATTATAAATGACAGAGCTTTTAGGATATTCAATCTGATACAAATCTTTAATAACCTCTCTGGTTTGTTTAGAACCGAAAATCACCCAGTCAAATTTTTTGAGTGCATTGATTCTGCTTAAAACTCTTTTTTCATCGGGATCATAGCTTACATCAGTATGAAACCAAGCAATTTTTCTTGAATTTAAAGGGCTTGATAGAATATTCTCAAACTCGGCATAAGTCGGTGCGATTTCTAGGTCGAAATCTTTTTTAATGATTTTACGGTATAATATTTTAGGATTATTTCGGTAAAAAGAGAGAATTATATTTCTTTTAACAAGCTGTAAGGTTCTAAGGAATTTATTGCTGCTCATATCTTCTCTTCCCTTTTGCAGAGTGATAAGTTCAATATCTTTAGGAATACTTTTTCTAAGTTCTCCCTGGTCAATTGTCAGAAAAAAAGTAATGTCAAACAGCTCTCTTGGTAGGTTTTCCAACAGATCAAGAAGAACCCTTTCAACTCCTCCCATTTCCATGGAACGATGGCGGAACAGAACTTTTATTTTTTGAGGCATTTGTGTATTTTAAAAAAAATTAATCCTTAAAGAAACAAATATAAGACTGTTTGAGCAATTCTTTTGTATTTTTACCCCTCAAAACATAACTGTATGAGTAAAGTTTCAGAAATTGCAACCACATTTGTCGCCTATCTTAAGCGTCCGGATCTATATCCTGAATTAAGACGTAAGATATGGAAAAATATATTCAACCGTTCATCTGGTTTACGAGGTAAAGAGGAAGCCGAAAAATGGTGTAAAAGCATCTCTGTTTCAGAGAAAGATTTTATAGAAAATATTTTGAAGATGAATTTCGTTCCTTTTGAAAAAAAATTCCCTCAAGAATACGAAAACGCATTGCAAGCACAAGAAAAAGCACCTGTAAAAATGGGAGGAGCGGGTTCTTTAAGCGTTATTTATTACATCAACGAATTTGCAAAAGCCCAAAGTTCTATTGAAACAGGAGTTGCCTATGGTTGGTCTTCTTTTGCCGCTTTAGCATCTTTGGTTTTCAGAAACGGAACGCTTTACAGTTCAGATATGCCTTATATTTTACAAAATCAGAGTGAAGACTTTGTAGGATGTGTAATTCCTGAAAAGTACAAAAGCAATTGGGATCTTTACAGATTTGCAGATAAAGAATCTCTTCCGAAAATTTTTGAAAAAACAAAAACTTTCGATGTAGTGCATTATGACAGTGATAAAACCTATGACGGAAGAATGTGGGCATATAAAATGCTGTGGGACAGATTGAGAAAAGGAGGCGTTTTTATGAGCGATGATGTGGGAGATAATGCTGCATTTAAAGATTATTGCGAACAGAATAACCACAAACCACATATTATTGAGTTTGACGGTAAGTTTGCCGGAGTTATTATAAAAGAATAAAGAAAAACCACAGATGATTCTGTGGTTTTTTAGTTTATAAAAATTTTCGTTGAATTTTTTTGAAAATACTATTTTGCTTTACTTTCAAAAATCCTGGGAGATTTTCAATGTCGGTTATTTTTTCGCCATATAAACTATCAATTTTCCTCCTTTTTGTGGTATCTAAAATAGTTTGATGCCAGTTTTTGTGCAGTTTTTCTTTCTTGGAAAATTCCTGGGAAACTCCTTTTTCATGTATGCGATAATAGTAAAGCGGAGCTTTTACGAATTTAAAATTACCAATTTCGTAAAGTTTTAAATACAAATCCTGATCGACAGCTGAGGTCAGTTTATCATTAATCCCCGAAGTTTTATAATACGCTTCTCTTTTGAATGTGAAAAAATGAGTAGCTTCAAAAAAAACATTAAAAAATAATTTATTACCGTTTTTAATTGCACGAGAATGTGGAAATAATTTAATAGGATTTAGTTTTGCGTCGCATTCGTAGAATTGAGAATACACTACAATATTATTTTCAGAGTAGTTTTCTATAATAATCTGCAGCGCATTTTCTGTTAAAGTATCGTCGGGATCAACAAATCCGCAGATTTCTCCTGAGGCTAAGTCAATACATCTTTTTTTTGTAAGACCTACACCGCTATTTTCTTCATTTCTAAAAATTTTAACTTTTGGATTATCTTTTGTGAGTTCTATTATTTTTTGATAAGAATCATCTGTAGAACAGTCGTCAACAAGTACAATTTCATATTCCTGATAAGTTTGTTTCAGAATACTGTCGTAGCACTCTGTAAAGTAGTTATAATTATTATAATGTGCGACAAGAATTGAAAATTTAATCATATGGAGAAAACAATATTAATTTTCTTTAAAATGGTTACTAAATTACGGTGCAACAGCTTTTAGTATCGTTTGGGTAACGGTATCAAGATGTTTATTCAATGAAAAATTTTGGTGAATAAATTCTTTGCCAGAATCTCCGAATTCTCTCATGATATTTTGGTTTTCTAAAAGAAAAATCATCTTTTCTGCCATTGAATCTAAATCGTGTTCATCAACTAAAAACCCTGTTTTACCATCAATCACCGTATCGATAATACCGCTATGTTTGGTTGAGACTATAGGCAATCCGGCAGCAGAAGCCTCTATAATTACTACAGGTGTACCTTCTGCATCTCCATTGGCTGCAGTTACAGAATGCTGTATAAAAACACTGCTTTTCCGGAAAAGCTCTAATTGCTCTTCCTGATTAATCCAGCCTACTAATTCTACTCGATCCCCAATTTGTAATTCTTCAATTAATGTTTTGCATTCTTCGAATAATTCTCCGTCACCTGCAAAAACTAATTTTGCCTGAGGAAATTTTTGAAGAACTTTCGCAAAGGCCTTAATGCTTATTTGAGGAGCTTTTGTTGCTGTAAAACGACCAATTGCTAAAAATTGGTATGCATCATATGCCGGATTAATTTTAAAAAAATCTTCTTTTGCTCCAATAGGAGAATATATTATTTGTTCATCTTCGAATCCAAAATTTTTCAGCTTAGGAATCATGTTTTTTGCTACAGGAATGACATAAGAGTTATAATTTGCCAGGTTTTCGTAATTTTTTGTATTACCGTCTACCACATCCTTTTTATTTATTTCATACCCTAAAACATTAGCAACTATCGGGATATTTAATTCTTCACAGATGCTTTTTACAGCGGCGCCGGTATTTAAATAATCTGCAACAACACAGTCAACTCTTTCTTTTAAGA
It encodes:
- a CDS encoding glycosyltransferase, which gives rise to MPQKIKVLFRHRSMEMGGVERVLLDLLENLPRELFDITFFLTIDQGELRKSIPKDIELITLQKGREDMSSNKFLRTLQLVKRNIILSFYRNNPKILYRKIIKKDFDLEIAPTYAEFENILSSPLNSRKIAWFHTDVSYDPDEKRVLSRINALKKFDWVIFGSKQTREVIKDLYQIEYPKSSVIYNSIKIDEVKIKALEFPVDYDTTPVFSSMGRLHSRKNYHTLMKVHKRLLDEGFLHSIAVIGGGSEMENLQKQAKELKVEKTFLLLDSQINPYPYIKNSDYFVLPSESESYPLTIGEVMGLNIPIVSTNVGGIPEMIEHDFDGYLVEPDENSIYEGMKLFLTSKEITEKFKKNLIQSVEKFDNEKIYNQVSSVFQKQYQLKG
- a CDS encoding glycosyltransferase family 2 protein translates to MIKFSILVAHYNNYNYFTECYDSILKQTYQEYEIVLVDDCSTDDSYQKIIELTKDNPKVKIFRNEENSGVGLTKKRCIDLASGEICGFVDPDDTLTENALQIIIENYSENNIVVYSQFYECDAKLNPIKLFPHSRAIKNGNKLFFNVFFEATHFFTFKREAYYKTSGINDKLTSAVDQDLYLKLYEIGNFKFVKAPLYYYRIHEKGVSQEFSKKEKLHKNWHQTILDTTKRRKIDSLYGEKITDIENLPGFLKVKQNSIFKKIQRKFL
- a CDS encoding glycosyltransferase family A protein, whose protein sequence is MKKPLVTILTPTFNRAHTLPRVFESLQNQTFKDFEWLVIDDGSTDKTKELVEEFQKISDFKIRYYHQENQHKFLTFFRGIDLAEGKYFSPLDSDDALPKDSMEILTNTWEQINNNQNIVFVSTLCEDQFGNIVGDHFPESPLICTIFDMRYKYKIKGDKWGMGKTDIYKKMKLNFENLSGKGFIPEGVFQFQFDKLGFHYCINEVTRIYFRDKDDEQSLANQFYDKKNAFGLAENYKAFLNTYSSKIWSNPIPVIRNLGGYLKFSKVDGRSLRKITSELKSTEMKLLATLLFPFSKLI
- a CDS encoding class I SAM-dependent methyltransferase; translation: MSKVSEIATTFVAYLKRPDLYPELRRKIWKNIFNRSSGLRGKEEAEKWCKSISVSEKDFIENILKMNFVPFEKKFPQEYENALQAQEKAPVKMGGAGSLSVIYYINEFAKAQSSIETGVAYGWSSFAALASLVFRNGTLYSSDMPYILQNQSEDFVGCVIPEKYKSNWDLYRFADKESLPKIFEKTKTFDVVHYDSDKTYDGRMWAYKMLWDRLRKGGVFMSDDVGDNAAFKDYCEQNNHKPHIIEFDGKFAGVIIKE
- a CDS encoding glycosyltransferase, with protein sequence MKKPKILIVTPGLNKPMGPFVKNYIDKLPFEKVVLFGGFVPYFYLNTSLKRQKIVRYLFTALSLMNQKRLEILIKKRFKKILLKERVDCVVADYLNTGAAVKSICEELNIPIVANVLGYEINKKDVVDGNTKNYENLANYNSYVIPVAKNMIPKLKNFGFEDEQIIYSPIGAKEDFFKINPAYDAYQFLAIGRFTATKAPQISIKAFAKVLQKFPQAKLVFAGDGELFEECKTLIEELQIGDRVELVGWINQEEQLELFRKSSVFIQHSVTAANGDAEGTPVVIIEASAAGLPIVSTKHSGIIDTVIDGKTGFLVDEHDLDSMAEKMIFLLENQNIMREFGDSGKEFIHQNFSLNKHLDTVTQTILKAVAP